The Octopus sinensis unplaced genomic scaffold, ASM634580v1 Contig15797, whole genome shotgun sequence region CCAAAAACAAatggtcccggtcactagtcatggcCTCGGTGTCTAGTGAGGCAATGTATTGGGTTATTCCTGAAACCAAAACACTCTAAAGTGGAGCCTGTATTGTGTCTGcatcaaaagatagtcgctcatctgctattcactgaaaactgaaggaaattggaatacggtaattacttaatacactttatgcacaattttatagacacagcactcataaaataaatatttgcttatatttttccagttttctcataaatagaaaaaaattacattttaaaatttacatgggcATAATTTCTTATCTAAAACACGAGAAGTGTATACTAAAATAAATaccttatatgtaaaatataggggtCAGAATTTAATGTAACTTTGCTTACTCAGAAAACCACATCAGTGGTAACTTGTAAGCCAAGGTGATGGGTCAGAgagccaatacacatttcaatttgtaggtgttgtaaaaaaaactttgttcaagtaaaaaaaacattacttttcACTCTGtattcaccatcacaaccaccaccatcatctgtctctctctacctttctttaatctctccatcagaacatcacccaccttctaaaattatattacacgtacattatttttgtgggaggtttggataatatttttgcAAGGTAATTACAAATCACATAAGGAGACCGGAgaaaagtttgatattatttattcagcattacatgtgtttcatttcctaataggaattacaactCTTATATGTGTAGAAAACATGTAAGATATTTCCtataagaaattcttcagacatacatgtgtctgtatgtgtgtgtacccttgtccagATATTATGTGATGTTCGTAAAGGGCCATCATGGCCGTCATACTTGTgcagttgttcatttccagtcttctgtgtaaAATGTGTCTCAccagggaaaatatttccttgcttggaaacaggtgaggattggtcacAAGAAAGGGACCCAGATGTAGAAAATCgccatcaatgaattccatctgattcaCAGAAGCAAGAATAggagaatgttaaatgatgaggatcatcatcatcgtggttcctcttctgtatgaatgcatttacatttcaataattgatcCAGTTTCATAGATTGATTTAGCACAAATAGCTAAGGCTAcagttatatctttcatattaataggactgtgtacaaacaattcaccattttgaaagaatgattcaggtttaacatcacagtgatatgttttccttcctctgtcaatgctcttttgattcAATAATGGATGATTTCATGTCAAAGATTTACCATAGATGTCACATTCATATAGTTTCTATATTCTGTGGATGTCTTTATGAGATACGTCCTTTGTCCTTCTGAGGAAATGTTATACAACAAATATCACTGTGTTATGGACCCACTTCATAAGGAAAGACTCGTTTAAATCAGGAATGATTTTGtgtaaatgatttgccacagatatcactgtgaattaatttttcttgagtgtgaatgcatttgtgtatagttAAGTGACTGTTTCGAGAGAACATCTTACCATAGATATCACAGGGGTATGGTTCCTACCCTGTATGAATAGGGTTGTGGTGAGTTAAGCCACTgttctgagagaaagatttaccacagatattacaaggtTATGGTTCcgcccctgtatgaatacgcttgtgtttagttaagctattgctttcagagaatgatgtaccacagatatcacaggtatatggtttctcacctgtatgaacacatTTGTGAGTAGTTGACCTACCGCTATGAGagagatttaccacagatatcacaagaatatggacTCCCTCATGTATGAAtccatttgtgagtagttaagctacCGCTATAAGAGAATGATCTTCCACAGATATCgcaggaatatggtttctctcctgtatggatacttTTGTGTTGAGTTAAGCCACTGTCctgagagaatgacttaccacagatatcacagtgatatggtttctccccagtatgaatacgtttgtgtttcaaTAAGCTACTGCCACTAcataatgatttaccacagatatcacaggaatatggtttctctcctgtatgaacacgtatgtGGTTAGTTAAGTTACCACtttgatagaatgatttaccacagacatcacaggtatatggtttctcatttgtatgaatacgtttatgtatagcTAAGTCACCACTTTGatagaataatttaccacagatatcacagttataTGTTTTGTCCACTGTATGAATACGAATGTGAAGAGCTAAGCTATGataacgagagaatgatttactacagatatcacagcaatatggtttctcccctgtatgaataccttTGTGTCGAGTTAAGCTactgccatcagagaatgatttaccacagatatcacagtgatatggtttctcccctgtatgaatacgcttgtgtttggTTAAGCTactgccatcagagaatgatttaccacagatatcacagtgatatggtttctgcCCTGTATGGATTTGTTTGTGAATAGCTAAGCTTTGagcatgagagaatgatttaccacagatactacagtgatatggcttctcccctgtatgaatacgtttgtgacgagCAAAGCTACTCCTGTCagacaatgatttaccacagacagtACAGTGATATGGTGCTTCCTCttcatgaatttgtttgtgttgattgaatttactttcttccaagaatgactctttgcagatgtcacagtcatatgatgattttcTTAATCCTTCCgacatctcttcaagaaaaatataatcaatccTTCAAGTTCtacagatcaacaacttttcaataatatttttgctcTCACCAAAATTTAtggatattttgcttcttttggcttttatagtttattccaaacaaatatcacttctcttatatttctactaaatgtggtcaatgccaatatttaaaaatgtcgCAAATACTGTTTCGAAatctatcaaagtatatttaaaagagaaaattatctcttgcacatttcagaagtaaagaaatgcctctcgctcagaggaaatattttactgtaattcagcaatgttttatagaagcaggattatatgtttgtagaatatctttgcagagtctttcaaacatgagacatattgatgattctttaaaagtaaaaaatactttttagccaacttcatgtgattttctgaaagaatagaaaaaataatataagacataaagtatgtttaaaaggcagatattcaaaagtgcaaatttacgacatttctgttttcataaattgtaGAAGCATAGAGTAGACACATCTATCATAATACCAACTCCTGGAATATAAAGTCTGTCAtagacacacttccacacacacacacaccaatatacatataaatgacacTAGATTTCTGATGTTTTCATTGCAGTCTTGTATCTTTGTTTGCTAAAATAGATATCGCTCTTTctctaccttcatcatcatcgtttaacatctgctttccacgctggcatgggttgtgaggtttgactgaggactggcaagccatgaGGCTGAACAAGGTTTCAATCTTAtcaggcaagatttctacagctggatgctgtttGAGCGTGTAGCGGTTACGTTTTATGTGCcatggagccagtcaggtagcattggcatcgaccatgcttgaatggtgctttgcatgtgccaccggcacgggtgcaagtcaggcagcactagcatcaatcatgcttgaatggtactttttacatgccacctgcatgggagccatatatacaaatacacacacacatatatatatatgtatatatatacggttagctCAACGTTAATATTTAGGTGAGCATAAAAGATGAATAAATGTCAGTAAATAATATTGATGTCTCACTAACAGCATCAAAATCCTTAGTGGGGAAATTTTAACGTACGAAAAATTATTGGTTGATGTGGAGAATGAAAGCCAGATTCCTCCAAAGAGTTTGGCGCGTCCTGAAGAAGGCAACGTGATGTTGAAATGGCCGCTACGTTCACCTGAGCTGACACCTTGCCATTTCTTTCTCAGGGAGGGCCTAGTCTATATCTCTCCTCTTCCTGCTACAACCATACTGGTCATGAGATGTgcgaaaaataacagctaaatagctcaTAAATCGCAgttgattcttttctttttttggttgcaTGACCGAACGAATTCTCGTTcacaaaaatttctgaaaattcccccaaataaaaatatgtgacaAGGGATTATATTAGGTGCTTAAAgcagcactccacacacacacacaaaattaaataaattagaaaaatatattaattctaaCTTTTAATGATGCAGAAGAACCACCAGAAATAAAGACTTACTACGTCTCAAATAAGAGCCGTTTCATTTCCTCTCGATACGATATTTgcttttcgtttcagtatttcaagtgcacactcgtatttttatacattccccATTTCTTACTAATTGCATCGTAATTTTCCCACATTTAACGAAATTGTCGAATTTACAAcagttcttcactttttccagaatctcttctctttattatttttttttttttgcgaaatatgtacaaaaatacggagtttatgattcatgtgtgagtgtgtgttcttgatactcgtttagaacaagtagttttacaccattacactattttttcttagtttaaaggccg contains the following coding sequences:
- the LOC118761624 gene encoding zinc finger protein 492-like isoform X2, producing the protein MSEGLRKSSYDCDICKESFLEESKFNQHKQIHEEEAPYHCTVCGKSLSDRSSFARHKRIHTGEKPYHCSICGKSFSHAQSLAIHKQIHTGQKPYHCDICGKSFSDGSSLTKHKRIHTGEKPYHCDICGKSFSDGSSLTRHKGIHTGEKPYCCDICSKSFSRYHSLALHIRIHTVDKTYNCDICGKSFYQSGNLTNHIRVHTGEKPYSCDICGKSLCSGSSLLKHKRIHTGEKPYHCDICGKSFSQDSGLTQHKSIHTGEKPYSCDICGRSFSYSGSLTTHKWIHT